Genomic window (Paenibacillus sp. PK3_47):
GCTTCACAGATCCCGTCCGCCAGCGCTTCTGATTCTAAAAGCTTTCCTTGCTCATAACGGATACCGTAGCGGTATATCGCCATGTATCTGCCTTCACGCTGCCGGTCATAGGTTGCCGAGATCAGCTCCAGTGTGAAGTAGGCTGTCTGCGGTTTTTCACCTTCTACATATACCGGCACTTCCGGAAAAAACTGTCCAAGCGCCGCTGTAATATACTCACGCAATTGTTGTACCATCTCCTGGCATCCTCCTTTCCTGTGCTGCAGCAGCAGCTGTTCTTTCATGGATTGAACTTTTAATACCGTAAACTTCTGTTTGTACCCTTCTCCCCCTTCTGTATTGAAAATAAAAACGGACATCATCCCAAAGGGATAATCTCCGTCCTGTATGGCAGCGTAGTAAGGAGCT
Coding sequences:
- a CDS encoding DUF6838 family protein, with the protein product MVQQLREYITAALGQFFPEVPVYVEGEKPQTAYFTLELISATYDRQREGRYMAIYRYGIRYEQGKLLESEALADGICEALAAKESGHSSFRVMRQGWEAGSEGKGPLYTADYMLYLQREPQQGAPIMGQLTGGERLKNEYRFK